In the Pristiophorus japonicus isolate sPriJap1 chromosome 5, sPriJap1.hap1, whole genome shotgun sequence genome, one interval contains:
- the LOC139264174 gene encoding putative nuclease HARBI1 has protein sequence MQGGQHRPGGRRPYRQRVYCRQFSFLELSDEQCLQRLRFRKDVLRELCNVLRQDLEPHKRFRTDLTIETKVTITLNVYATGYFQSATADITIISQFSAHRSIWQVTDALYRGRVDAISFPMTREKQVDRQAGFINVQLVCDHQHRILVVDAKYPGSSHDSFILRQTSVPAPFTGPNQDCGWLLGEKGYHLSIWLLTPLWNPRTVTEHAYSDAHSGTRCIIEHCIGILQQRFHGLDRSGGALQYSPEQVSIIVVVCCMLHNLALMKGPASGGRANSTT, from the coding sequence ATGCAAGgtggccagcacagacctgggggaaggaggccctaccgtcaaaGGGTCTACTGCCGTCAATTCTCCtttctggagctcagtgatgagcaatgcttacaaaggctcagatttagaaaggacgtactgagggagctctgcaatgtcctgcgccaagatctggagcctcacaaaAGGTTCAGGACTGAtctgaccattgagaccaaggtcactatCACTCTGAATGTATATGCTACGGGGTATTTCCAGTCTGCGACTGCAGACATCACCATCAtctcccaattctctgcccatcgctccatctggcaggtcacagatgctctataTAGGGGAAGAGTGGATgctatctccttcccgatgaccagggagaagcaggtcgaTCGGCAGGCCGGAtttatcaatgtgcagctggtatgtGACCACCAGCATAGAATCCTGGTAGTTGATGCcaagtatccaggcagcagccatgattcattcattctgcgccagaccagtgtgcccgcccccTTCACCgggccgaatcaggattgcggatgGCTGCTTGGCGAAAAGGGATATCACCTGTCCATTTGGCTTTtgactccactgtggaaccccaggacagtgactGAACATGCCTACAGtgacgctcattctggcaccaggtgcatcatcgagcactgcattgggatcctccaGCAGAGGTTCCATggcctggaccggtctggtggcgccttgcagtactctcctgaacaaGTCTCCAtaatcgtggtggtctgctgcatgctgcacaatctggccctCATGAAGGGGCCAGCCAGTGGAGGTCgagccaacagtaccacctga